TATGTTTAGCAATGGCAATCTCAGTATTCCTAAAAGGCACAAATGGATTTATGCAAAACCTTCAATCATTCCATCATATTTTACTATATCCCACATTTGCATACTTCATTGCAGGGACAATATTTATTATCCGTAGAGACCGTAATGGCGATAACGCTTAAAACTAACGGTAGCGATTAAAAAACAACAACATATTAAAATATTTTATGAAGTTAAAAACCCAACCTTGGGCAATTTATTTAACGGTATTTACATCCAGTATGGCGATTATGTTTTTGCAACTGGTTGCGGGTAGGGTAATAGCCCAATATTTAGGACAAAGTTTATTCACCTGGACAGGGATTATTGCTACAACACTTGCGGGTATTGCATTTGGAAATCATATCGGAGGAATACTTGCAGATAAGTTTTCAAACCACCGCACAATCCCGATACAATTTCTTTTAGCCTCTATGGTTATCCTTCTTATTTCTTATGCAAATCATATTCTTGGAAATTTAGGATTCCTTCTGAGTTTTTCTTGGGAATGGCGTATTTTTATACATATTTTTCTGCTATTCATAATACCCTTTTTATTGTTAGGCACAATCTCACCTGTTCTCACCCACTTATTAATACAAATTAGTTCTCAGGTAGGAATCCGTGTAGGGATTTTCTTCGCCTTTTCGTTGTTGGGAAGTCTTATCGGGACTTTTATAACGGGATATATTCTGCTTGCCTACTTTTCTTATACAACCTTGCTCATTATATCTTCCACCATTCTATTCCTTATTTCTATAGCCTACTTTGTTGCTGGAAACATATACAGACCTATCTTGCAGTCAGATGACGAAACCGATAATCAACAGGTGGAAAAGAACAAGGTTTCATGGGAAGGAGATTCGCAACCTTTTTATAAATTGCTTTTACTCTCTTTCTGGGCAGGTGCAGGGATAATGATACTGGAAATTGTTGCGGGTAGACTTCTGGCACAAAACTTTGGTAATTCGTTATACACATGGACAACAATAATCGGTGTGGTTTTGGGTTCTCTTTCTATTGGTGGTTATTTAGGTGGATATTTAGGACACCACTTTAACCCGCGAAAGATGATTACCTTCTTTTTATTTTTTACAAGTATAACTACATTATTTATTCCTTTATTACATATATTAGTGCCATGGAATTCTTTATTCTGGGACCTTTCCTGGCCTGTTCAAATATTCATACATTCCCTTATTGTTTTTGGTCCTGCAAGTATTGCCTTTGGAACCTTATCTCCGCTTTTGGTGCGTATGATTCCTGCTGAAGTAAAGGGAGAAATTCAGGGGAAAAAGATTGGTAAGATTTATGCAATGAATGCAATCGGGGGAATATTAGGAGTTCTGATAACCGGCTATTATACAATCGCCTATTGGGGTTCGAATTTAACATTAATGTTTATTGTAATTGTATCATCACTACTCTTTTTGTGGATAGCAAATAATAAATGGCTTGCAATTCCTTATGTCGGGTTCAGCCTTCTTCTAATGTTAAGTGCTATGGCTCCTTACTCACCATGGGATTCCCTCGCCATACAATTGGCAGTAAAAACATATCATACGCCCGATGTTATCCTCGAAAAGGAAAGTCATTACAA
This region of Candidatus Hydrogenedens sp. genomic DNA includes:
- a CDS encoding fused MFS/spermidine synthase, producing the protein MKLKTQPWAIYLTVFTSSMAIMFLQLVAGRVIAQYLGQSLFTWTGIIATTLAGIAFGNHIGGILADKFSNHRTIPIQFLLASMVILLISYANHILGNLGFLLSFSWEWRIFIHIFLLFIIPFLLLGTISPVLTHLLIQISSQVGIRVGIFFAFSLLGSLIGTFITGYILLAYFSYTTLLIISSTILFLISIAYFVAGNIYRPILQSDDETDNQQVEKNKVSWEGDSQPFYKLLLLSFWAGAGIMILEIVAGRLLAQNFGNSLYTWTTIIGVVLGSLSIGGYLGGYLGHHFNPRKMITFFLFFTSITTLFIPLLHILVPWNSLFWDLSWPVQIFIHSLIVFGPASIAFGTLSPLLVRMIPAEVKGEIQGKKIGKIYAMNAIGGILGVLITGYYTIAYWGSNLTLMFIVIVSSLLFLWIANNKWLAIPYVGFSLLLMLSAMAPYSPWDSLAIQLAVKTYHTPDVILEKESHYNYIKVRTPDPERPYIRDLILDKMIHNRKDMNQPLKLMGIYEHFFDAGIRFAFQDTGPKHILVIGGDGYTFCHFLEVEYPQCNIEVAEIDPEVTKTAHTALGLPDDTRLSIYHQDGRNRVEDLVKQIRKGTQEGFYDCIINDSFSDYTVPFHLTTKEFVEKIYTILSPRGIYMCNMIDCLQFANFITSMYKTCSEVFPYTYVYSTMNDPMVRDTFILICSKKPIPAEEIKDWVRTKHGSNGYYIPVEKIKELNSYNYAPILTDQYAPVENLLAPMVSLTEETPYIRRLIRIIQKAEKGQTQQATQDLMSIIQQRPNFNDAYVILTQLLMQEKRFSEAI